From the Oleiharenicola lentus genome, one window contains:
- a CDS encoding phosphatase PAP2 family protein, translating into MLNLERSLGWSIGLLAAVFALFEITPLDLWVQDRLFDFQREAWLIDGREPAGRVLFYTGPKAAIIAFGALLLVSLVLPASWRTRLPVAFRSRRRGWALFLTLGLVPAAIGWSKSATNVFCPSEIRRYGGDVPYVRVLESYPVGDRPQRRGRCFPGGHASGGFALLALAGLAHDRRGQWLGIGIGLTVGSLMGFYQMAKGAHYLSHTLITALVAWIGFLLLQKAVGVVSRPNDADGFPFMDSRNTQPR; encoded by the coding sequence ATGCTCAACCTTGAACGCAGCCTGGGCTGGAGCATCGGCCTGCTGGCCGCCGTTTTTGCCCTGTTCGAGATCACGCCCCTAGATCTCTGGGTGCAGGATCGCCTGTTCGACTTTCAGCGCGAAGCCTGGCTGATCGACGGCCGGGAGCCGGCGGGCAGGGTTCTATTCTACACCGGCCCCAAGGCGGCCATCATCGCGTTCGGCGCCCTGTTGCTCGTGTCACTCGTGTTGCCCGCGTCTTGGCGCACGCGACTGCCGGTGGCCTTCCGCTCCCGGCGGCGTGGCTGGGCTCTTTTTCTCACCTTGGGCCTGGTGCCGGCGGCGATCGGTTGGAGCAAGTCGGCCACCAATGTTTTTTGTCCGTCAGAAATTCGGCGTTATGGCGGCGATGTGCCCTACGTGCGCGTGCTGGAGAGCTACCCTGTGGGGGATCGGCCGCAACGCCGGGGACGCTGCTTCCCCGGGGGACACGCCAGCGGTGGTTTCGCGCTTCTCGCGCTGGCCGGACTGGCCCATGACCGGCGGGGGCAATGGCTGGGCATCGGGATCGGCCTTACGGTCGGTTCACTGATGGGCTTCTATCAGATGGCGAAAGGCGCGCACTACCTCAGTCACACGCTCATTACGGCGTTGGTCGCATGGATTGGCTTTCTTCTTTTGCAAAAGGCCGTCGGCGTTGTCTCGCGACCAAATGACGCCGACGGATTTCCATTCATGGACTCACGCAACACCCAACCCAGATGA